GGTAAAAGAGCTAAAAGAAAACGAATTTAAAGAACTGTATGAAGATGAAGGGGAAATAGAATATCTTTCAGACTGCCAAATAGACACAGATTTTGAATTATTAATTCCTACTGATTATGTGTCAGTGATTTCTGAAAGACTCAATTTATATCATAAATTAAACAAAGCTACTAATGAAGATGACTTAAACGAGTTTGAAACTATTCTAGAAGATCGGTTTGGAACAGTACCTGTAAAAACTCAAAATTTGATTGCTTCTATTCCTTTAAAATGGATGGGTAAAGATCTTGGAATAGAGAAGGTTGTTTTAAAATCGAATAAGATGATTCTATACTTCGTTTCTGATACCGAATCTCCATATTACCAGTCTGAAATCTTCCAGAATATATTGATGAAAGTTCAAGGAATGGGAAAGAAATGCCGTTTAAAACAAAAGAATAATCGCCTTAGTGTGGTCTTTGATGAAGTAAAAACGATTAATTCGGCAAAAAATTTGTTGAGCTCTTTAAAAGAAGATAATTTAGTAAAATCTTAAAACGAACAATAAGAGATGAAAAAAGCAATCATAATATTTGTAAGTCTGTTAATCCTTCTTATCGTAGGGTATTTTTCAGCTATTTATTACCTACACTTTAGTGATGGTTTCCGTTCTGGAGAATTGGTGAAAATAAGTAGAAAAGGGATGATTTTTAAGACATGGGAAGGTGAGTTAAGTCAGGGGATTTCAGAGAATCTTCGTTTTAAATTTTCAGTAGAAAAAAGCGAAGAAGAAGTGATTCAACAATTAATAGATTTACAAGGGAAAACAGTAAGGCTAAAGTATATAGAACGCTATGGAACTTTTCCTTGGATGGGAGATAGTAAATACTATGTTACAAAAGTGGAAGCACGAACAGAAGATAAAATTAAGGAAAACTCAGAGGAATAAGGCTTGCTATGAAAACGAAGATACTAGACGAAAAACAGATAGAACATAAATGGACAAGAATAGCTTGGCAAGTTTATGAAACTAATTATCAAGAAAAGGAAATAGTTATTGCAGGGATAAACGGAAATGGTTTTGAGTTGGCAAAAAAACTATCCGAAAAAATTGAAGAAATATCGGAATTGAATACGATTCTAGCAGAGATAAAAATCGATAAAAACATCCCTTTTGATAATGCAATTACCTCAGACTTGGAGGTGAACGTGATTAAGGATAAAGTGATTATTTTGGTTGATGATGTTTTGAATTCTGGAAAAACTTTGATCTATGGAATAAAACATCTGTTACAAGGTCCGATAAAAAAACTCAATACCGCTATTTTGATTGATAGAAACCATAATAGATTCCCTATTCAGTCAGACTACACAGGTTTACGTTTAAGTACGAGCTCACATGAGCACGTACGAGTCATTTTAAAAGGAGAAGAAAAAGGTGCATATCTCGAATAGCAACACATCTATTTGGGTGGATATTCATACTCATAATTTGCAGGATCATGAAGATTCTTGGGTGTTGCTTCAAAATGATGGAAAAAAGTTAGTCAATTCCACTCCATTTTCAGTCTCTATTCATCCTTGGGATACAGAAGATGCTAGTAATGAGTGGTGGAGCAGTGTGAAGAAAGTAGCCGAGAATCCTTTATGTAAGGCAATAGGAGAGACAGGATTAGATAAACTTCATCAATATGGTGATGCTCAAAAAGAACTATTCATTAAACATATTCAGCTTGCCAATTTACTGAATAAACCACTTGTTATTCACGCAGTCAAGACACATCAAGAGTGTGTAGAAATTTTAAAAAATCAAAAGAATCAACAGAGGGTACTTTTTCATGGTTTTAGAAAGAGTAAACATTTAGCTAAAGATTTACTAGAAAAAGGGTTTTATCTGTCATTTGGAAGTTTTTTTGATAAAATGGCTACAGATCTCATAGAATTCTTAAAGGAAAGAAATTTTAAAAACTGCTTTTTAGAAACCGACAATCAGAAAAATGAATCGATAAAGGGACTTTATGACAGAGCATCTCAAAGTTTAAATATTCCTCTATCGGAACTTCAAAAAATAATCATAGAAAACAAAAAAACTTTTTTAGGAAAATGATGGAAAACACAGATTGGCTAGAGCGCATGACACTCATCACTGGTGAAAAAGCCATGAAAAAACTCAATAAATCTCACGTATTAGTTGTAGGTCTTGGTGGTGTAGGATCTTTTGCAGCCGAGTTTATCGCTCGTGCAGGAGTGGGGAAAATGACCATAGTTGATGGAGACGTAGTAGATCCTACAAATAGAAATCGTCAACTTTGTGCATTAAAATCCACAGAAGGAATGTCTAAAGCACAATACATGAAAGAACGATTATTGGACATAAATCCTGAGCTCGATTTAACAGTTCGTGACGAATTTTTGAGTCCTGAATCAGCTTATGAAATAGTAGACGAAAAAATGGATTTTGTAATAGACTGTATTGATTCTGTATCGCCAAAATTAAATCTTTTAGTTGCTTGTAAGCACAATAAAGTAAAAGTGGCAAGTAGCATGGGAGCAGGAGGAAAGATAGATGCTAGCAAAATAAAAGTGACCGATATTTCTAAAACTTATCATTGTAAATTTGCTAAACAAATAAGAAAACGTCTCAAAAAAAGAAGTATAAACAAAGGAATTAGAGTCGTGTTTTCTACAGAACAAAATATAAAAGACTCTTTACAACTTACAGACGGAAGTAATTTTAAAAAGTCATTTTATGGAACCATGTCCTATATGCCTGCTTTATTTGGTGCAATGGTGAGTGCAGAAGCCATTAAAAGTATTACAAAAGCCAAATGATTGCGCAGCAAAAAATATTAAGGGTTTTTCGGTTAATTCAAATTCTAAAATCCTACCCAAGACCCACGATGGAGGAGCTTGAAATAAAACTCGATATCAGTCGGAGATCTATTTTTAGATATTTTAATTTACTTGAAGAAATAGGCTATCAGATAGATATTGGACAGGATAAACGTTATTTTATCGTTCAAGAATTTGAAGAAGAGGGAACCAATTTTTCTGTGGAAGAAGCACAAGTTATTCAACAAGTATTATCTTCATTGGACGAAAAAAATCCATTGAAAACCTCTTTGATTAAAAAGCTAAAAATCTCTGAAGATATTCATTATTTTGCAGATAATATTGTGGAGGCAAATCAATCCAAAAAAGTCTCTATTTGTACAGAAGCTTTAAAGTTGAAGTGTAGATTAACTTTACACAATTATCATTCTATAAACAGTAATTCTGTTTCGGAAAGAGTAGTAGAACCTATTGGTTTTGATGAAAATTATGAATCCATAAGAGCCATAGATATTCGTCAGCCAGAGATTGTTAAGACTTTCAAGATTAACCGAGCCGAATATATTTATTTAATGCCCGATGCCCCGCAGAAATACACAGAAGGAAAAGTAATATCAGAAAAAGATGTATTTAATTTTTCGGGAACCAAAAAAATATCTGTGCAGATGATGCTCAATCACAAAACAGCTATTTTATTAAAAGAACAATACCGAAAAATAGAAAACTCGCTCACAAGAAGAAGTAAAAATTCGTTTGATTTAAAGGTGAAAGTTCATAGTCTAGAGCCTTTAAAAAGATTTGTGTTAGCAAACCTTGATGGTGTGAAAATCATTAGACCAGCTTCACTCAAAAAGGAAGTAAAAAAATTTTATGAACAAAACATACAAAACTTATGACAAGAAGTAAAAATGACATTCGAAACTTTGTCAATATACCCGATTATATCTCCCTAGGAAATGCACTTAGTGGTATTTTATCCATTTTCGCTAGTTATTATGGCAGGTTTGAGCTTGCGGCTGGTTTGATTATTTTGGGGGCTATTTTCGATCTGTTTGATGGGCGAGTAGCTCGAAAAATGAATCTTTCTTCAGAATTTGGAGTACAGTTAGATTCTCTTTGTGATTTAATAAGCTTTGTAACCGCTCCTGCATTTTTTGCATTTATGGTAACGAAGGACCAAGTAGAATGGAATTTCATCATTCTAGCACTCTATGTTCTTGCAGGAATTCTGCGTTTAGCAAGATTTAATGTTACGGGAACAACTGATGGCGGAAAGTATTTCGAAGGCGTTCCAGTACCAGTTAGCTTAGTTTTGCCTCCATTGTTCTTTTTATTTGAATATTTGGGCATTAATTCCGTAATTTGGCTTATGTTCTATGTTATTCATGGAATTTTGATGATATCAGTAGTTAAAATCAAAAAACTTTAAAAGAAGATGAAAAAAACATTTATAACTGTATGTGCATTACTGTTTGTAGGACAAATATCTGCACAGGTAAATATCCAAACAGATAGTTTGGTGATGAGAAAAGGTAAACATGCTGCCTTTGTTTTAACCATAGAAGATGCTCAATATAAGAAAACAAAAACAAGCTGGGTAAAAGAATTGACTTCTCGTAAAAAAGTAAAAGCTGCCGTGAATAATACGGATGTAGAGGTCTTGGACGGGAAAATTACCGATTTGATCAATAATGAGCTGAACATTTACAGCCGAGTTCTTGATAGAGGAGGAAAAGTAATTATTGAATCGTTTTACGAAATAGATAATAAGTTTACTCCATTGGCGGACTCTTTAAATAACCATACAATGATGATTCGTCAGTTTTTGATGAATTATGGAGCAAAGGCCTTTAATGTCGCTATGGATGATCAAATAGAGGATACAGAAGACGATTTGAAGGGGATTTTGAAGGACATTAAAAAGAATCAGAATAGAATCTCAAAATATGAATCTAATATTGAGAAAAACCTCAAAAAGAACAAATCTATGACTGAGGCAAATCTTAAAACAGATTCAGATATCATTACGAATGATGAAAGCATCAATAATCAGAGAGCCTTAATTCAAACTTTGTCTTCTGGAACAGATGCAAGAAAATCGGCAGAAAAACAATTGAGAAAAATGGAAAAATCTGCCAAAAAATTAGTTCGGTCTAAAGAAAAAAACCTAGATAGAATTGCCGATAATGAAAAGGACAATGTGGAATTGAAGACAAATATCGAGCGTTCTAAATATGCAATTGAAACCTTAGAAAAAGAAAAAGTGAAAAGAGAAGGTGATCTAGCATATTTAAAGAAACGAAAACTTTAATTTTTTTTAATCATTAAAGTTTTTATAATGAGATAGTTTACAAAACAAGGCTAAAAAAGCATGAAAAAAAGTGCCTTCTAGCCTTGTTTTTTATTCTAGAGAGTGTATATTTGCAACGCTTTTACGGTAAGCGACAGATGACTTGGTAGCTCAGTTGGTAGAGCATCTCCCTTTTAAGGAGAGGGTCCTGGGTTCGAGCCCCAGCCAAGTCACACCAAAGTTGAAAAGACTTCTTTAGGAAGTCTTTTTTTGAATCCGCCCAGGTGGTGAAATTGGTAGACACGCAAGGTTGAGGGCCTTGTGAGCGTTTTTAGCTCGTGCTGGTTCGAGTCCAGTTCTGGGCACATTTTACAAAGTAAAATGTGAAAAATTGAAAGATATAATCTGTTGTAGATTGTATCTTTTTTTTGTTCTTTAATACAAGGTGGTGGAACTCCTAAAAACTCTGTTGTTTCAGTTTTAAATATTGATTAATTGTTTTAGTAGTAATATTCCTTGGGTGTGTATAGATCGTTATGATCCCTTGTTTATGAAGTTTCTTTACCATAAGTTCTTTTTGGAGCTGATAAGCCTGAGAAGAGGCTTTAGAATAGGTTTCATAAACTGTTTTGGGTTCTATTTGTGCTTCCTTTTGGATATCATCATTTTTAAAGAAAATGACCACAAGCTGATGATTTTTTGCAATTGCTTTAAGATAAGGGAGTTTTCTATTTAAATCATTTTCTACCTCAAAATTGGTGAAAAGAAACAATAAACTCCTTTGTTTAACTTTATTTCTGAGCTCACGGTAGAGCAGTCCGAAATCCGCTTCTTTATAGTTGGTCTCTATTCTATACAGCTGTTCTTGCAGTTTGTTCAATTGTCCAATTTTGTTATCTGCCAAAATTTGATTCTCAATTCTATTCCTAAAGGTGAATAAGCCTAATTTGTCATCCTTCCTTAGAATAATATGCGATAAAACTAGACAGGTATTTATGGCGTGGTCTAATAAGCTTAAATCTTCAAAGGAATTTTGCATCAGTCTCCCTTTATCAATAAGCATATATACCTGTTGGCTACGTTCATCTTGATATTGATTAATCATTAGATGATCTCTTTTTGCAGTAGCTTTCCAGTTGATTGTCCTTATATCATCCCCAAGAGTATATTCTTTTATTTGCTCAAATTCCATGGTGTGTCCCAGTCGTCTGATTTTTTTTGCACCATGTTTTTTTAAGTTGCTTTCAGAGAGTAAGGTAAGGAAATCTCTAAGTTTTAGAAAAGAAGGAAAAACGGGAACTTTTTTAGGGCATTCAAAGATATATTTTCTAGCCACTAATCCTAGAGGGGATTTAGTGAAAACATTAATATTTTTAAAATGGTATAAACCTCTAGAAATTGGACGAAGTTCATATTTTAAAGTTTTCTTTTCGCCTTTTTCAATATGGGCAAGAATTTTAAAATCTCTCTTTTGAAATTGAAAAGGTATTTCATCAATTATTTTGAGATGAATAGGAAAAGAATAATGATTTTCTACCGTAAGCCATATTGGGTTTTGATCTCCATTAGAAAATCGATCGGCAGTATTCCGCTCAACAAAAAGATTTCTTTTGGCAAAAAGTAAAATACTATCTACAAAAACCAATAAGATAAAAACAAGCCAATACCCATAAACGATATATGTTAACGAGGGATAAAAATGCCCGAAAACCAGGGAAATAATCCCGACAGCAAAGGCGATAAAAAATCGGCTATGTAAGAAAAAATGTTTCCAGAACATTAGCGAGGTACTTCTATAGAGTCCAAAATAAGCGCAATTACTTGACTATTTTCCATTCCTTCCATTTCACGCTCAGGAGTAAGATGAATTCGATGTTCTAAAATAGCTGGAGCCAAATATTTGATATCTTCTGGAGTCACAAAATCACGACCTTGTAATAGAGCCCATGCTTTGGCTGAAGCCAAAAGTGCTTTACTAGCTCTAGGGGATGCACCTAAAAATAAATTGGGATTTTCTCGGGTGTTTTGAATTATTTTGGCAATATATTCTAATAAATTTTGCTCAATAACTACTTCAGAAACTAAATTTTGAAGTTCTTGAATATCCTTGCTAGATAAAATGCTTTGGATGTCTTCAATACGTTTTTTGTTATTTTCTTCGTTTGCTAAATTTAAGATGTGAATTTCATCTTCCAAACTAGGATATCCCATGATAAGTTTAAAAAGGAAACGATCCATTTGAGCTTCTGGAAGCCTATAAGTTCCTTCGTGATCTACGGGGTTTTGTGTCGCTAATACAAAGAAAGGAAACTCCATTCCATAACGTTTTCCATCAATAGTAATTTGACCTTCCTCCATCACTTCAAAAAGTGCAGCCTGTGTTTTTGCTGGAGCTCGGTTTATTTCATCAATAAGAATAGTATTAGAAAAAATAGGACCTTTTTTAAATACAAATTGTTCTTTTTCTTTCGCAAAAATACTGGTTCCTAGAATATCCGATGGCATAAGGTCTGGTGTAAACTGGATTCTGCTGAAATCTACCCCCAATGTTTTCGAAATTGATTTGATAAGAAGTGTTTTAGCTACACCAGGTACTCCTTCCAAAAGCACATGTCCATTGGCTAAGATAGATACAAACAATAGGTCAATTATTCGATCTTGCCCTACAATTACTTTTCGTAACTCGGTTTTTATTTGCTCGTAGTTTTCTTGTACTTTTTCAAGAGAAATTCTAGATTCAAATGCTATTTTATTTTCTTCTTCCATAATTTTATTCGTTTAGGATCTTGTCAATATTTCTACTAAAGTAAATAAATTGATTTTCACTTAGATATTTTTTAGAACGGATACTTTTGAGATTGTTTATGACTAGAGTAATAGTCTCAATGTCTGCTTGAGTTTTTTGGTGGATTAGCTGGATGCTTTCTTCGCTAAAATCTATATAGTGAATATAGAATTTCTTTTTCAGTTGTTCCAAAAAATAATTGGCTTTAAGTTCTTGAAGTTCTATAACATTGCCTTCGTCAAAGTATAAACTAGCCATTGTGTGGATATATTCTTTGGAGCGGTTAATTGGTTTTTTTAGTTCTGGGATAATGTTTTGTTCTCGCCTAAAATAATTAAGAAAATACAAAGCAATTCCTATCAAAAGCAGATACCAAGAATATTTAAGTTTTTCTTGATTGAGAATATAAGAAAGAGCCGTTTGTTCATGTGCTACTTCTCGTTTTTTTCCTTTAATGACCCAATAGGTTTTGAGATCTGGCAAATGACCCAATGAACTTTCTAAAAATCGACTATTTTCTTCTTTTTTTAACTCGTAATTGGAGAGTCCAAAAGGGTAGGAGTTGAAAATTATTTGTCCTTTTCCATATTGTATTCTCGCCTGAATTACAGGTTTGGTAGTATCTGATAGTTCTTCAAAAAGCAAAGGTTCTATTGCTGTTAAATAACCATTTTCTAGATACCTAAAGTATTCGTTTTTTGTGTAAACGAATTTGTTGAAACCGTCTTCAATAACACTAGAGTCTTTGCTTGCGAATTCTATGCTAAAATCTACACGTGTAAAATAGATTTGATCAGAAACATAGTCTTCAAATGAATCAAAATCACTGGCAGCAATAAAAAGATTCAGTTTTCCCTCTTCCACTTTTTGAAGTAAGCTATCTTCATAAGTTGTGTTTAAGTGATTTGTGACGATCACTAAATTAAAAGGTTCTTCGCTTTGTTCAATCAAAGAGTCTATACCACTATAAGCAGGGTATTGGTAATGGAAATATTTTGCATCAGAAACTATTTCTATGTCTTCTGAGAATAATTGCTGAGCTTCTTTGTGAGCAATATATGTTCCGTAAGGCGTTTTTTTGTCTGGTTTAAAATGTTTTACCCAGCTGATGTCTTTGCTGGGGTTTATCAGCAAGATTAAGCCAAGAAGAAGCACAACACTGATTCCAAAAATTATCCAACCTGATTTTCCTTTCATTTTTGAATTTCTTTAGCGGGTTGGAAATTTTGAAAAAGTCGTTTAATTTTTTGATAATCCTCTGAGTCAACAGGGTATTCACCAAACCAAAAATGATTATAAATACGTACAATTTCTCTAAATGCC
This is a stretch of genomic DNA from Flavobacteriales bacterium. It encodes these proteins:
- a CDS encoding WYL domain-containing protein — encoded protein: MIAQQKILRVFRLIQILKSYPRPTMEELEIKLDISRRSIFRYFNLLEEIGYQIDIGQDKRYFIVQEFEEEGTNFSVEEAQVIQQVLSSLDEKNPLKTSLIKKLKISEDIHYFADNIVEANQSKKVSICTEALKLKCRLTLHNYHSINSNSVSERVVEPIGFDENYESIRAIDIRQPEIVKTFKINRAEYIYLMPDAPQKYTEGKVISEKDVFNFSGTKKISVQMMLNHKTAILLKEQYRKIENSLTRRSKNSFDLKVKVHSLEPLKRFVLANLDGVKIIRPASLKKEVKKFYEQNIQNL
- a CDS encoding tRNA threonylcarbamoyladenosine dehydratase, with the translated sequence MENTDWLERMTLITGEKAMKKLNKSHVLVVGLGGVGSFAAEFIARAGVGKMTIVDGDVVDPTNRNRQLCALKSTEGMSKAQYMKERLLDINPELDLTVRDEFLSPESAYEIVDEKMDFVIDCIDSVSPKLNLLVACKHNKVKVASSMGAGGKIDASKIKVTDISKTYHCKFAKQIRKRLKKRSINKGIRVVFSTEQNIKDSLQLTDGSNFKKSFYGTMSYMPALFGAMVSAEAIKSITKAK
- a CDS encoding TatD family hydrolase gives rise to the protein MDIHTHNLQDHEDSWVLLQNDGKKLVNSTPFSVSIHPWDTEDASNEWWSSVKKVAENPLCKAIGETGLDKLHQYGDAQKELFIKHIQLANLLNKPLVIHAVKTHQECVEILKNQKNQQRVLFHGFRKSKHLAKDLLEKGFYLSFGSFFDKMATDLIEFLKERNFKNCFLETDNQKNESIKGLYDRASQSLNIPLSELQKIIIENKKTFLGK
- a CDS encoding DUF58 domain-containing protein — protein: MFWKHFFLHSRFFIAFAVGIISLVFGHFYPSLTYIVYGYWLVFILLVFVDSILLFAKRNLFVERNTADRFSNGDQNPIWLTVENHYSFPIHLKIIDEIPFQFQKRDFKILAHIEKGEKKTLKYELRPISRGLYHFKNINVFTKSPLGLVARKYIFECPKKVPVFPSFLKLRDFLTLLSESNLKKHGAKKIRRLGHTMEFEQIKEYTLGDDIRTINWKATAKRDHLMINQYQDERSQQVYMLIDKGRLMQNSFEDLSLLDHAINTCLVLSHIILRKDDKLGLFTFRNRIENQILADNKIGQLNKLQEQLYRIETNYKEADFGLLYRELRNKVKQRSLLFLFTNFEVENDLNRKLPYLKAIAKNHQLVVIFFKNDDIQKEAQIEPKTVYETYSKASSQAYQLQKELMVKKLHKQGIITIYTHPRNITTKTINQYLKLKQQSF
- a CDS encoding 6-phosphogluconate dehydrogenase, with the translated sequence MKKAIIIFVSLLILLIVGYFSAIYYLHFSDGFRSGELVKISRKGMIFKTWEGELSQGISENLRFKFSVEKSEEEVIQQLIDLQGKTVRLKYIERYGTFPWMGDSKYYVTKVEARTEDKIKENSEE
- the pssA gene encoding CDP-diacylglycerol--serine O-phosphatidyltransferase, whose product is MTRSKNDIRNFVNIPDYISLGNALSGILSIFASYYGRFELAAGLIILGAIFDLFDGRVARKMNLSSEFGVQLDSLCDLISFVTAPAFFAFMVTKDQVEWNFIILALYVLAGILRLARFNVTGTTDGGKYFEGVPVPVSLVLPPLFFLFEYLGINSVIWLMFYVIHGILMISVVKIKKL
- a CDS encoding MoxR family ATPase: MEEENKIAFESRISLEKVQENYEQIKTELRKVIVGQDRIIDLLFVSILANGHVLLEGVPGVAKTLLIKSISKTLGVDFSRIQFTPDLMPSDILGTSIFAKEKEQFVFKKGPIFSNTILIDEINRAPAKTQAALFEVMEEGQITIDGKRYGMEFPFFVLATQNPVDHEGTYRLPEAQMDRFLFKLIMGYPSLEDEIHILNLANEENNKKRIEDIQSILSSKDIQELQNLVSEVVIEQNLLEYIAKIIQNTRENPNLFLGASPRASKALLASAKAWALLQGRDFVTPEDIKYLAPAILEHRIHLTPEREMEGMENSQVIALILDSIEVPR
- a CDS encoding phosphoribosyltransferase family protein, translating into MKTKILDEKQIEHKWTRIAWQVYETNYQEKEIVIAGINGNGFELAKKLSEKIEEISELNTILAEIKIDKNIPFDNAITSDLEVNVIKDKVIILVDDVLNSGKTLIYGIKHLLQGPIKKLNTAILIDRNHNRFPIQSDYTGLRLSTSSHEHVRVILKGEEKGAYLE